The Nitrospirota bacterium genome contains a region encoding:
- a CDS encoding multiheme c-type cytochrome produces the protein MNKLAVGTLLALIVGVNAFHHGRAVAQKADGQAPETPSDWVAEIEKIFIRSEDCKQCHDRHFEEWKGMREQTPDLKTFGRVDAALLHGTSFESPVFRTVLGVWMQTNPTAEERARCLSCHAPAVTVFPQHADKIVNQILSGKVEVEGIGCASCHLINSMEKNPGPPPTFKVQPGKVLYGPYADPEENLVHPASQSDLYRGANYCAACHFDKVKDVTRRDLPGEILQGTICQDCHMEPSTGSSTSKRGAMTRAIGRHWFRGVVIPGILLKNRNLQAEWMPRVDIEATKSATAVEGTVLVRVGSLPHSFPDGDPVLKQFFVTITVKDPKGLVLAEEVKKFGLPYEQILRGPIPDPFVKGGTTRRVPFSLTIPSGAPPASVEAVLTYALIPEPAPALKERYLATLANDQDRAAAVKVIEEYTQPRVLTFRTKSL, from the coding sequence ATGAACAAGCTGGCGGTCGGCACGCTGCTGGCGCTTATCGTCGGTGTGAATGCCTTCCATCACGGAAGGGCCGTGGCGCAGAAAGCCGACGGACAGGCTCCCGAGACGCCCAGCGACTGGGTGGCCGAGATCGAGAAGATTTTCATCCGTTCGGAAGATTGTAAGCAGTGCCATGACCGGCATTTCGAAGAATGGAAAGGCATGCGCGAGCAGACGCCCGATCTGAAAACGTTCGGGCGGGTCGATGCGGCGCTGTTGCACGGCACATCTTTTGAGTCGCCGGTGTTCAGAACGGTGCTGGGTGTATGGATGCAGACCAACCCGACGGCCGAGGAGCGCGCCCGGTGTCTGTCTTGTCACGCGCCTGCGGTGACGGTGTTCCCGCAACATGCCGACAAGATCGTCAACCAGATTCTGTCGGGAAAAGTGGAAGTGGAGGGGATCGGATGCGCCTCCTGTCATCTGATCAATTCGATGGAGAAAAACCCAGGCCCCCCGCCGACATTCAAAGTTCAGCCGGGAAAGGTGCTCTACGGACCGTACGCGGATCCGGAGGAGAACTTGGTCCATCCGGCCAGTCAATCCGATCTCTACAGAGGGGCCAATTACTGCGCCGCCTGTCATTTCGACAAGGTCAAAGATGTGACCCGGCGCGATCTTCCCGGGGAGATTCTTCAGGGTACCATCTGCCAGGATTGTCACATGGAACCGTCCACAGGCAGCTCGACCTCCAAGCGTGGCGCCATGACACGGGCCATCGGCCGCCACTGGTTCAGAGGCGTGGTGATTCCCGGCATCCTGCTCAAGAACCGCAACTTGCAGGCCGAATGGATGCCGCGGGTGGACATCGAAGCCACCAAGTCCGCAACGGCCGTGGAAGGAACGGTCCTGGTGAGGGTCGGGAGCCTGCCGCATAGTTTTCCTGACGGAGACCCGGTCCTGAAGCAATTCTTCGTGACGATCACCGTCAAGGATCCGAAAGGATTGGTGCTGGCCGAGGAAGTCAAGAAATTCGGATTGCCCTATGAGCAGATCCTGCGCGGGCCGATTCCCGATCCTTTCGTCAAGGGAGGCACGACCCGGCGGGTGCCGTTTTCATTGACGATCCCAAGCGGTGCGCCGCCGGCCAGCGTGGAAGCGGTGTTGACCTACGCGCTGATTCCCGAGCCTGCGCCCGCGCTGAAGGAACGATACCTCGCGACCTTGGCTAACGATCAAGACCGGGCGGCGGCCGTCAAAGTCATCGAGGAATACACGCAGCCTCGCGTCCTGACGTTCCGGACGAAGTCGCTCTAG
- a CDS encoding PDZ domain-containing protein has protein sequence MTVTFQESSISIGVDDLEVGGTTNRSAGQKALLPGRAFFMFVCLVAFWFGGSFFPPLVGAATDGEMTEEEALKIGEEFGIVVGPVDEEIQKELKLQRPEGVVVFEVIGGTPADLAGIKVRAVIKEIDKVEVRTLKDFGLALKRAIPTCNFTVGTYEPADPDNQGVGGILNFHFVGCKRD, from the coding sequence TTGACTGTCACGTTTCAGGAATCGAGCATAAGCATCGGAGTGGACGACTTGGAGGTTGGCGGGACCACCAATCGGTCGGCCGGACAAAAAGCCCTCCTCCCCGGCAGGGCTTTTTTTATGTTCGTCTGCCTGGTGGCGTTTTGGTTCGGCGGCAGCTTCTTTCCGCCGCTGGTCGGGGCCGCGACCGACGGAGAGATGACTGAGGAAGAAGCACTCAAGATCGGCGAAGAATTCGGTATTGTGGTCGGGCCGGTCGATGAGGAGATTCAAAAAGAATTGAAGCTGCAGAGACCGGAAGGGGTGGTGGTCTTCGAAGTGATCGGCGGGACTCCGGCTGATCTTGCCGGCATCAAGGTTCGGGCGGTCATCAAAGAAATCGACAAGGTGGAAGTTCGGACCTTGAAGGATTTCGGCCTTGCCCTCAAACGCGCCATTCCTACCTGTAACTTCACGGTCGGCACCTACGAGCCGGCCGACCCCGATAATCAAGGCGTCGGGGGCATTCTCAATTTTCATTTTGTCGGATGCAAGCGGGATTGA